The stretch of DNA aattgtttatacaatttaataaaaaaattcaaagtaAATCATTTTCTGATTCCGAATTACGATCACATTATTATTATGTtacaatgataaataaattattgtttttagtttATCATCACAGTCTTTACCTCAATAAACACATTTTCGAATGTAGGAtgttaaatttaaaattgacattagatcattataatattaattataacattatttttttattcttctaaGTACATTACTTTTTCCATCTTCAAATATATTAatctatttattattatatacaaagtataataattatttggataaTTGATCACATTTAAGATTAGATGTTTAGAAAAAATTCTAATAAATCTTTGAAGACCAATAGAtgattaaatttgaaatcaagagaaaaattaagaaaatgtagaGCACTACAGTGCATGAGCTTTCGCTTTGTACAGTGACAAAACATAAGGTGAGATCAAGTgagatacttatatatataagcCTCATTCAACTTAactcaatataatatttttattaactcATTTTGTCCTTCGTTTTTACTTCACTAACTTTGCAGTGTGACTCATTCAAGCAttaactttttatttttttagtacatAGTGGCCTCCACTCTCGCCGAATTCAATCTTTAGAAATTGGTATTAGTAGTTTATAGGTAATAGacaattatttagtttttattttatgccttttgattaattgtgtaattttttatgttctacctaattcatttttagaatttttattaaaattttataatcacGATTAGAAGTGTTGCATGCAtacaatataaaattaatatattttaaaatgttgatATTGAAGTGTCGAATAAATgtattaaatcattatttaagaacttttagaaaaataatatacatCATAATTCAGATTTAAAGATTAACATACAAATAAAGAATTGCgatgaatattttataaaataaattatgttaGCCCAAACagattaaatatgattattgtaaatgaattttcttaattaattagaaaatgTTCAGCAAATGCGCTGAATTAATTAGAATGTTTTCAATATAGTATGTCGATAAATGTTTTTTCATATGATTTAGTGATTGATTCcttaacatttaaaaaaagGTGTCTTTAGTTATATTAACAGTgtcttataatttaaaatattaaatgaaacaaattatcaagataaaaattaattagaaaattcAAGAATATGTAATTACTTAATTAGTTTATTTGACGCGCTCTTTAGTTTGCTGATTTAATAGATGATAAATCCACAATTACTGAGTTTGACAAGAATTCTTGTAGAATAAaatacaattataataaattacttgattgtatatgtaataaaattttgtatatttcgtatatgtttgaattatttcatttataaggttgaaattttatatattatggtATAAGATTTGTGATACATCTTAACATCGATAAATTCACTAAAagtttatatattaattttcacTACCATATAATTCTGGTTCCCCCCAGACTTTAATTTTTGTATTCGTttgtttgaatttattgttcCTCATTTTACCAAGACTCATAATATGTCAAAAATGAAAgtgaatatattaatttaaagagataataatatttatatattgtaatTAATTTACCCATCACGATACTGATAAaactaacttaaaaataatatgtctcggGAATCCAAAAATACAACTCAAATGTCAACTTTGACACTCAATTTTGAGTAACTGCCAAATTGTCTCAACAATCcacaatttttggacaagatagtaacatcacaattttgaaatcaaaatgatattttctatTCTATATCAAGAAttcatgattgaaaatcaataatattagatatatagatatttaatataaactcgTGCGAGCTTATTTAGGCTCACCTTTAAATGAGTCGACAAAATTTCAACACAACTCACTCAGACTGTTTGGCGGTGCAGGCCAAACTGACAGACTCAACCCACATTGACGGCTCAAATCACAACGATCTTTTATcgtgttttatttaaataatttataaatataaaccgCAAAAAAATCTTGGTTGCaaaaaactttaatttaaacacataaattcTAGCAAACTGTCACATAAggacatgaaaaaaaattaataagacaccaaagaaaattcacaattCGATAATGAGTTATttctaaactttaattaaattaatctacataatgaaaagataaataaaaaatctaaatcattgaattaaaataacatattacAATGTGGGTAGACATAAAAAAACCAAATACTAATTTACATAATGAAAAGATATCATtggataaaaataacatattataatatgggtagacataaaaaattaaatactaattatcacacatatttaaaatataaataaggaGAAAGAAAAGACACATTTAAAGTCACATATTTATatactttaattaaattaatttacatGGAGTACACAAACCATTTTCCCAACAATTACTTATATTTGTTGGTAATTATTTCTCCAATTTCTTTCAATAGATTTGCAATTTGAATATAAAAGACTCGTAAATACACTTGGTGCTAATGGAACTTGCATTAACAACATTACAAATCAAATGTTTCATAATCAGAAATTAAGCAAACTCCTTTGGAAGAAAGGAGATGAAAAAATTCGATATGAATGAAAAATGCTACTTTTATTGTTGGATCATCTCAAccattgatatttttattatctcaaaatatattaatacattcgatagattattgatattaaagTCACAAATCTCAAAATTGTGACCTTTGGGCGCTTCAACACCTCTCTTGGAACATGTCCTACTCCGAATTATTCGATCGAGTTTTCTTCTACTTTTCGTATAATCAATTTTCATTCTTTGAGCATTGAAAATTCCAAGaatgttcattttttttatatttaatttattctaTTACCTCGAGAAAATGATACTGTATAATCGAAAAATAACGGCAGCTTTCAcaataaattgttaaaaaaaattccgaAAACTTGGGTGAGGCGTCCGTAGTTTCTCCCCTTCGAGCTTGAATTATCGCTCGCTGTCTAACCGGTGGATCCAATGGCGCTAAATCTCCGTCGTAAGCAAACAGGTAAACCTTCACTCTACGTTCGAGCTGTGAATTTTACTGGAATTTCCTCGATCGAGTGATGAAATGTGATGTTTTTCAGAGTGCATAATCCGGATGTTGAATCTGAACCAAGCGGTGAGCAACGCCGGTGGAACCGCTAACGAAGAGGTGTACAAGATCCTGATATACGACAGTTTTTGCCAAGACATACTTTCGCCGCTCATCCATGTCAAGGACCTGCGCAAGCATGGCGTCACCCTCTACTTCCTACTCGACAAGGATCGGAACCCGGTGCACGATGTCCCTGCTGTGTACTTCCTCCAGCCGACACCTCATAACATTCAACGTGTAGTCGCCGACGCCTCCAGAGGACTCTACGATGCATTCCACCTCAATTTCTCATCCTCGATCCCCAGGCCCCTGCTCGAGGACCTTGCTGCTGGTTAGATCCTTAATTTGGTTATCTATTTGAttggtttatttatttatttttttgtaatgcTTTGTTGAATATGTTTGGACATTGGATTTAGGAAAGCTGTTATTTAATGAGGAAGGTGTAAATTGGTTactttattcttgattgtgatctacGATCTCGTGGTTGACATATTGGTTTGATCTTTGTCTCTCTGTTTCCTAGACTGTAACAAACTAGTAGAAAGTTGAACTTGGAAGCAGAGTGTTTTTTGATTTGGTCGATTAGCAGTTGTTGAATTCCAGTTGTAGCTCTTCCTGATTTAAATAGCACTTGTAAATGTACATTTTAAGATCTTCTTCTACGATTAAAACATATGACACGATGCTTGACCTAGAATAAGAGGAGAACCTAATGGATGGTTCTTTGCTGTGCCTCAGGAACAACTCAATCTGATTCAATTCAGAGAATTTCCAAAGTGCATGACCAGTATTTGGAGTTTGTAACCCTAGAGGATAACTTATTTTCTCTCGCCAACAAGAATTGTTATGTTCAGCTAAATGATCCATCAGCTGGAGATAAAGAGATCGAGGAAATAATAGAAAAGATTGTAATGGGGCTGTTCTGTGTTTTGGCGACGCTTGCAGTTGTGCCAGTTATTACCTGTCCCCGTGGTGGGCCAGCTGAGATGGTCGCATCTTTACTGGACCAGAGATTGCGAGACCATTTGTTGGCGAAGAACAATTTGTTCACCGAGGGTGGTAACTTTACTAGCTCATTTCAGAGACCAATTTTATGTTTATTCGATAGAAATTTGGAGCTATCTGCCGCTATACAACATGATTTTAGGTATAAGCCACTCGTTCATGATGTGCTTGGTTTGAGGCTGAATAGATTAAATGTAAAAGGGGAGAAAGGGGGGATGAAAACATATGAATTGGATAACTCAGATCCATTTTGGACAGCTAATTGGTCGTTAGAGTTTCCAGAAGTGGCCGTGGAAATCGAGACACAATTAAGCAAATATAAAAAAGATGTTGAGGAGGTAAATAGGCGTACAGGTGGTGGAGATGGGGCTGAATTTGATGGAACGGATTTGATCGGAAACACGAAGCATCTGATGAATGCGGTAAATTCACTTCCTGAATTGACTGACCGGAAGCAAGTTATCGATAAGCACACCAACATTGCTACTTCATTGTTGGGTGAGATTAAGGAGAGGTCTCTTGATTCTTATGCTAAAAAAGAAAGTGACATGATGTGCCGAGGTGCACTCGACCGGAATGAGCTTCTTGCGGTGCTCAAGGGCAAAGGTACTAACATGGACAAATTGCGATTTGCTATGATGTATCTTATTTCAACAGAAAGTACCCCTCAATCAGAAGTTGAAGCTGTGGAAGCGGCGTTGAGAGAATCCGAGGTTGATTCTGGTGCTTTTCAGTATGTTAAGAAGATAAAAGCATTAACTGTTTCATTGGCCTCAGCTAATTCTGCTAGTAAGAGTAATATTGTTGATTGGGCCGAAAAACTCTATGGGCAGTCAATTAGTGCAGTAACTGCTGGAGTAAAAAATTTATTGTCTAGCGATCATCAATTGGTTCTGACAAGAACAGTTGAGGCGGTAATGGAGGGGAAACCAAATCCCGAAATCGAATCTTATCTTGTGTTTGATCCCCGTGCTACCAAGTCAGGGTCAAGCAGCAGCCTCATCAAAGGCCCATTCAAAGATGCTATCGTATTCATGATTGGTGGTGGAAATTATGTAGAGTATGGGAGTTTGCAAGAATTTGCACGCCGTCAGCAACCAGTAAAGCACGTTGTATATGGAACTACTGAGATTCTAACGGGAGCTGAGTTTGTCGAACAACTTGCTTTGCTGGGGCAAAAAATGGGTTTTGGAAGCAGTGTCCCTACTGCAGCCCATTAGGACATATGTGTTTTATTTTCTGAAGAAAATTATGGTTGTGTCTTTATATCGCGAAGGCCCATGGCTTCAGTTACATTTGGAGGT from Primulina tabacum isolate GXHZ01 chromosome 3, ASM2559414v2, whole genome shotgun sequence encodes:
- the LOC142539407 gene encoding SEC1 family transport protein SLY1-like, coding for MALNLRRKQTECIIRMLNLNQAVSNAGGTANEEVYKILIYDSFCQDILSPLIHVKDLRKHGVTLYFLLDKDRNPVHDVPAVYFLQPTPHNIQRVVADASRGLYDAFHLNFSSSIPRPLLEDLAAGTTQSDSIQRISKVHDQYLEFVTLEDNLFSLANKNCYVQLNDPSAGDKEIEEIIEKIVMGLFCVLATLAVVPVITCPRGGPAEMVASLLDQRLRDHLLAKNNLFTEGGNFTSSFQRPILCLFDRNLELSAAIQHDFRYKPLVHDVLGLRLNRLNVKGEKGGMKTYELDNSDPFWTANWSLEFPEVAVEIETQLSKYKKDVEEVNRRTGGGDGAEFDGTDLIGNTKHLMNAVNSLPELTDRKQVIDKHTNIATSLLGEIKERSLDSYAKKESDMMCRGALDRNELLAVLKGKGTNMDKLRFAMMYLISTESTPQSEVEAVEAALRESEVDSGAFQYVKKIKALTVSLASANSASKSNIVDWAEKLYGQSISAVTAGVKNLLSSDHQLVLTRTVEAVMEGKPNPEIESYLVFDPRATKSGSSSSLIKGPFKDAIVFMIGGGNYVEYGSLQEFARRQQPVKHVVYGTTEILTGAEFVEQLALLGQKMGFGSSVPTAAH